DNA from Variovorax sp. V213:
AGCATCGGCCGCTACTTCGGGCCCAAGGTCTTCAAGTGGGAGAACTCGCGCTTCTTCAACCGCAAAGCCTTCGATCAGGCGCACGCGTTCTACGAGCGTTACGGCGGCGTCACGATCATCCTTGCGCGCTTCATGCCCTTCATTCGCACCTTTGCGCCCTTCGTGGCGGGTGTGGCCGAAATGAGCCGCGCAAAGTTCACGATGTTCAACGTGGTCGGCGGGCTGATCTGGGTGCTTGGCATTGCAACGGCGGGCTACTTCTTCGGCAACCTGCCCTTCGTGCGCGAGCACCTCGACAAGATCATCTGGGCGCTGATCTTCGTGCCTGGCCTGATCGCCATCTTCGGCGCCTGGCGTGCGTCGCGCGCGGAAAAAGCCCGCGCGCAATTGCCGTCGAAAGCCTGACCGCAGCCCCAAAAAAAGCGCGCCGGCGATGGCGCGCTTCAACATTGGCAACGGTCAGTACGTCGGGCCGTTGCGCGGGTAGTAAGTGTTCGGCGGATAGGCCGGATAAGCGCGCTGGCTCTCGTAGTAGTTGCGTTCGTCCACACTGCGGCCCACCTGGTTGCCGATCACGCCGCCAATGGCTGCACCGCCCAGCGTACTGGCGGTGTTGCCCCCGATGGCGTGGCCCACTGCCGCGCCGCCGAGTGCGCCGACCCCGGTGCCCAGGTTCTGGTTGGGACCGGAAGCGCAACCCGCCACTGCCATGACCGTGGTAGCCGCCGCAGCGGCCATCCAGATTCGTGTCTTCATCATGTCGTCCACCTTTCTAGAGTGATGGAGTCATGATGGGCAAGAGGGGGCCGGCAGCGTTGTAGGAGCCTGCCGCGCCTGGGTGTGCGTTGCCACGGGCCGCCCGGCGTGGGACAGCAGGGCGGCGCAAGACAGTCAAAGCTGACGGCTGCGCGCCAGCGGCGGGTTCTGTGCAAAGTAGCGCTGGATGCCGCGCATCAGCGCGTCAGCAAGGCTCTCCTGGTAGCTGACGCTGCGCAGGTTCGCTTCTTCTTCGGGGTTGCTGATGAACGCCGTTTCGACCAGCACGCTCGGAATGTCGGGCGCCTTGAGCACGGCAAAACCGGCCTGCTCGACCTGGGGCTTGTGCAGCCGCGCGCCGATGCCGCGGATCTCGCCCAGCATGGCACCGCCGAGCTTGAGGCTGTCGTTGATCTGGGCCGTGGTGCTCATGTCGAGCAGCGCGCGCTGTACCTGCACTTCGTGGTTGCCGACATTCACGCCGCCCACCTTGTCGGCGTCGTTTTCCTTGTTGGCAAGCCAGCGCGCAGCACTGCTCGAGGCGCCGCTCTGGCTCAACGCAAACACGCTCGCGCCGCGGGCCGCGGGCGTGGTGAATGCATCGGCATGGATGCTCACGAACAGGTCAGCCTGTACGCGCCGCGCTTTTTGCACGCGCACGCCCAGCGGCACAAAAAAGTCCGCGTCACGTGTAAGAAACGCGCGCATCGGATTGCCGTTGACGCTGCTGGTGTTGATGCGGTCGCGCAGGCGGTGCGCAATTTGCAGCACGATGTCTTTTTCGCGCGTGCCGTTGGGGCCGATGGCGCCCGGATCTTCGCCGCCGTGGCCTGGATCGAGGGCCACGATGATGATGCGGTCGGTGCGGCTCGCGGTGGCGCCGTTGCGCGCAGCCGCGACGGGCGCAGCAGGGGCAATGGGCGCCGCGGGCGCCGTGGGCGCAATGGGCGGTGGTGGCGCGACAAGGCCGGGCCGCGTCGACTGCTGCGCCATCAGTTCGCCCAGCGGATCGGGTGCGGGCGCGGCCGCCGCGGCCGGTGGCCTGGCGGGAGGCGCAGCAGCGCCGGGCACAGGGCGCGGCGCGGGCACGTTGGGCGAAGGCCGCACGAGAACCGGCGGCCCGCCATCGGGCGCGAGGCCCGAAGACGGCGCGGCGGGCGGCGGCACCGAGGGCGCGCTGGCCACGGCGGTGTCGTTGCCGCCGCTGCTGCTGCGCGGCGCCTCGCGCAGGCGCTCGGTGATCAGCGCTTCCATCGGGTCGATGGCTTTTTCGGGGTAGAGGTCGAGCACCAGCCGGTGCTTGTACGCGGCAATCGGCGCCAGCGAGAACACCTGCGGCACCACGGCCTGCTTCAGGTCGAAGACGATGCGCACCACCTTCGGCGCGTTCTGCCCGACGCGCAGGCCGTTGATGTACGGATCGCCGGGCTTGATCTTGCCGACCAGTTCGCGCAGTTCGGGGTTCAGGTCGATGCCTTCGATGTCCACCGCCAGCCGGGGCGGGCTGCCCACCACGAGCTGCTGCGAATGGAGGCGCGCATCGGACTCGATGGTCACGCGCGTGTAATCGGCCGCGGGCCATACGCGCACGGCGAGGATGGTGGCGCCGCGCGCGATCTGGTGCACGCCGAGCATCAGCGCAATGCTGCCGCCTTGCAGCAGCACGCGCCGCTTGAGTCCGCTCGCCTTCATGCGCCGATGCGCGCCAGCAGATCGCTGCCGCGCGGGGTGTTGGCCAGGAGGGTCACGCTGCGTGTGTCGTCGGTCATTGCTTCTATTTTAATAGCGAGGTCGGCAATTGGTGTGCGGCCCGCGGCGTTTTCCGGCCATTCGGCGAGCTTGAGCCCCGGTCCGGCAAAAATGTCGCGAAAACCGGCGTCGTCCCATTCGCGGGGATCGTTGAAACGGTAGAAGTCGAAATGGAAGATGGCGAGCCCGTCGGGTGCCTCGTGCGGTTCGACCACCGCATAGGTCGGGCTCTTGATGCGGCCCTCGATGCCGAGCGCGCGCAGCAGGTGGCGCACGAAGGTGGTCTTGCCGGCGCCGAGGTCGCCATGCAGCGCAATGAAGGCATCGCGCAATGCGGGCGAGGCGGCGAGGGCGCGTGCGAAGGCGGCGGTGTCGTCCTCGCTGCGCCAGTGCAGCGTGCGGCCGGCGTTCTTCGGAATTTCTACAATCGGCAAGTGATCGTCAGCCATCCACTCGTTGCTCGTATTCAGGCATTGGCCCGGGAACTCGGATTCTCCCAAATCGGAATCGCGGGCGTCGATCTATCGAGCGCCGAGGAAGGTCTGATGCAATGGCTGGCCCATGGGTTCCATGGCGAGATGAAATACATGGAAACGCACGGCACGCGCCGCGCGAGGCCCGCCGAGCTGGTGCCGGGCACGGTGAGCGTCATCACGGCGCGCATGGACTACCTGCCGCAGGGCACGCCGCTGGACGATTGGCAGGCCGTGGAGTTCGAACGCCTCACGCGGCCCGGGGAGGCCATCGTCTCGGTCTATGCGCGCGGCCGCGACTATCACAAGGTGCTGCGCGCGCGCTTGGCCAAGCTGGCCGAGCGCATCGCCGCGGAGGTGGGCCCGTTCGGCCATCGCGCCTTCACCGATTCGGCCCCGGTGCTCGAAGCCGAGCTCGCGTCGCGCAGCGGCCAGGGCTGGCGCGGCAAGCACACGCTGGTGCTGGACCGCAGCGCGGGCTCGATGTTCTTCCTCGGCGAGATCTATGTCGACATGGCGCTGCCCGAGAGCGAGCCGGTCACCGCGCATTGCGGCAGCTGCAGCGCCTGCATCGACGTGTGCCCTACGAAGGCCATCATTGCGCCGTATCGGCTCGATGCGCGGCGCTGCATCTCCTACCTCACCATCGAGCACGGCGGACCCATTCCGCTGGAGCTTCGGCCATTGATGGGCAACCGCATCTATGGTTGCGACGATTGCCAGCTGATCTGCCCCTGGAACAAGTTCGCGAAGAAAAGCGCGCTGCCCGACTTCGACGCACGCGAAGGGTTGACCGGCCAGGCGCTGGCTTCGCTCTTCGCCTGGAGCGAAGAAGATTTCTTGCGCTTCACCGAGGGCAGTCCCATCCGGCGCATCGGGCACGAACGCTGGCTGCGCAACATTGCCGTGGCACTTGGCAACGCGCTGCGCGCCGGCGAGAGCGGCGCCGCGGAGGCCTTGGCCGCGCGGGCCTCTCACCCCAGCGAACTGGTGCGCGAGCACGTGGCGTGGGCCCTGGCGCAGCGACCCGCGCCGGCTAGCGCGGCAA
Protein-coding regions in this window:
- a CDS encoding DedA family protein, producing MEIISFLVDFILHVDKHLEAFVIAYGPWVYALLFLIVFVETGAVVMPFLPGDSLLFIVGALCGAGLMNFPLACAVLIAAAILGDQCNYSIGRYFGPKVFKWENSRFFNRKAFDQAHAFYERYGGVTIILARFMPFIRTFAPFVAGVAEMSRAKFTMFNVVGGLIWVLGIATAGYFFGNLPFVREHLDKIIWALIFVPGLIAIFGAWRASRAEKARAQLPSKA
- a CDS encoding glycine zipper domain-containing protein: MMKTRIWMAAAAATTVMAVAGCASGPNQNLGTGVGALGGAAVGHAIGGNTASTLGGAAIGGVIGNQVGRSVDERNYYESQRAYPAYPPNTYYPRNGPTY
- a CDS encoding N-acetylmuramoyl-L-alanine amidase — encoded protein: MKASGLKRRVLLQGGSIALMLGVHQIARGATILAVRVWPAADYTRVTIESDARLHSQQLVVGSPPRLAVDIEGIDLNPELRELVGKIKPGDPYINGLRVGQNAPKVVRIVFDLKQAVVPQVFSLAPIAAYKHRLVLDLYPEKAIDPMEALITERLREAPRSSSGGNDTAVASAPSVPPPAAPSSGLAPDGGPPVLVRPSPNVPAPRPVPGAAAPPARPPAAAAAPAPDPLGELMAQQSTRPGLVAPPPPIAPTAPAAPIAPAAPVAAARNGATASRTDRIIIVALDPGHGGEDPGAIGPNGTREKDIVLQIAHRLRDRINTSSVNGNPMRAFLTRDADFFVPLGVRVQKARRVQADLFVSIHADAFTTPAARGASVFALSQSGASSSAARWLANKENDADKVGGVNVGNHEVQVQRALLDMSTTAQINDSLKLGGAMLGEIRGIGARLHKPQVEQAGFAVLKAPDIPSVLVETAFISNPEEEANLRSVSYQESLADALMRGIQRYFAQNPPLARSRQL
- the tsaE gene encoding tRNA (adenosine(37)-N6)-threonylcarbamoyltransferase complex ATPase subunit type 1 TsaE; this encodes MADDHLPIVEIPKNAGRTLHWRSEDDTAAFARALAASPALRDAFIALHGDLGAGKTTFVRHLLRALGIEGRIKSPTYAVVEPHEAPDGLAIFHFDFYRFNDPREWDDAGFRDIFAGPGLKLAEWPENAAGRTPIADLAIKIEAMTDDTRSVTLLANTPRGSDLLARIGA
- the queG gene encoding tRNA epoxyqueuosine(34) reductase QueG, translated to MIVSHPLVARIQALARELGFSQIGIAGVDLSSAEEGLMQWLAHGFHGEMKYMETHGTRRARPAELVPGTVSVITARMDYLPQGTPLDDWQAVEFERLTRPGEAIVSVYARGRDYHKVLRARLAKLAERIAAEVGPFGHRAFTDSAPVLEAELASRSGQGWRGKHTLVLDRSAGSMFFLGEIYVDMALPESEPVTAHCGSCSACIDVCPTKAIIAPYRLDARRCISYLTIEHGGPIPLELRPLMGNRIYGCDDCQLICPWNKFAKKSALPDFDAREGLTGQALASLFAWSEEDFLRFTEGSPIRRIGHERWLRNIAVALGNALRAGESGAAEALAARASHPSELVREHVAWALAQRPAPASAATPAQTAGSPSPAT